The window CACGCGTTCTACCTGGACTACAAGAACGTCAAGCCCGACTACGTCAAGGCGTGGTGGAACGTGGTGAACTGGGCCGACGCCCAGGCCCGCTTCGAGCGCGCCCGCACGCAGACCGTCGGGCTCATCGTCCCCTGAC of the Kineococcus rhizosphaerae genome contains:
- a CDS encoding Fe-Mn family superoxide dismutase, whose amino-acid sequence is HAFYLDYKNVKPDYVKAWWNVVNWADAQARFERARTQTVGLIVP